In one window of Calypte anna isolate BGI_N300 chromosome 1, bCalAnn1_v1.p, whole genome shotgun sequence DNA:
- the FUT4 gene encoding alpha-(1,3)-fucosyltransferase 4, whose protein sequence is MELAPRRCPAGRPLRRWRRRALAAGLLGAAAALALYACLPEPAAAPRVAAGGRGGGEVDVLLWWEPFGRPRRMADCRRRYNITGCRLSADRSRYGQAQAVLFHHRDLALHGPEGLPRGPPPRPPRQLWVWMNFESPSHSPGLRGLAGIFNWTMSYRRDSDVFVPYGYLYAPPVPRPFVLPRKTRLVAWVISNWNEEHARVRYYRQLKEHLAIDVYGAQGLALAEGGVVETISAYKFYLAFENSQHTDYITEKLWRNAFAASAVPVVLGPRRANYERFIPADSFIHVDDFPSPRLLATYLKFLDKSKPNYRRYFAWRKKYEVHVTSFWDEHLCKVCEAVRAAGNQVKSVRNLASWFES, encoded by the coding sequence ATGGAGCTGGCCCCGCGCCGCTGCCCCGCCGGGCGGCCCCTGCGGCGCTGGCGCCGGCGGGCGCTGGCGGCCGGGCTGCTGGGAGCCGCCGCCGCCCTGGCCCTCTACGCCTGCCTGCCCGAGCCGGCGGCGGCCCCGCGGGTGGCGGCGGGAGGCCGGGGCGGCGGCGAGGTGGACGTTCTGCTGTGGTGGGAGCCCTTCGGCCGCCCCCGGCGCATGGCGGACTGCCGGCGGCGCTACAACATCACGGGCTGCCGCCTCAGCGCCGACCGCAGCCGGTACGGGCAGGCGCAGGCCGTGCTCTTCCACCACCGCGATCTGGCCCTGCACGGCCCCGAGGGGCTGCCCCGCGGGCCCCCGCCGCGGCCCCCGCGGCAGCTCTGGGTGTGGATGAACTTCGAGTCGCCGTCGCACTCGCCCGGTCTGCGGGGACTGGCCGGCATCTTCAACTGGACCATGTCCTACCGGCGGGACTCGGACGTCTTCGTGCCCTACGGGTACCTCTATGCCCCGCCGGTGCCCCGGCCCTTCGTCCTGCCCCGCAAGACGCGGCTGGTGGCCTGGGTCATCAGCAACTGGAACGAGGAGCACGCCCGGGTGCGGTACTACCGCCAGCTGAAGGAGCACCTCGCCATCGACGTATACGGGGCACAGGGGCTGGCGCTGGCCGAGGGCGGTGTGGTGGAAACCATCTCGGCCTACAAGTTCTACTTGGCTTTTGAGAACTCCCAGCACACCGACTACATCACGGAGAAGCTCTGGAGAAACGCCTTCGCTGCCAGCGCCGTGCCCGTCGTGCTCGGCCCTCGTAGGGCCAACTACGAGCGCTTCATCCCCGCCGACTCCTTCATCCACGTCGACGACTTCCCCAGCCCTCGGCTGCTGGCCACCTACCTGAAGTTCCTTGATAAAAGCAAACCCAACTACAGGAGGTATTTTGCTTGGAGGAAGAAGTATGAGGTCCACGTCACTTCGTTCTGGGACGAGCATTTGTGCAAGGTTTGCGAGGCTGTCAGGGCAGCCGGGAATCAAGTCAAGAGTGTACGAAATCTGGCCAGCTGGTTTGAAAGCTGA